The following proteins come from a genomic window of Myroides odoratus DSM 2801:
- a CDS encoding tetratricopeptide repeat-containing sensor histidine kinase, translating to MQYRSCFILFLFFSLLSCSDRPLAEKHSAISTILDSLEEDSLSMQKKHRVLDSIFDHLAHNSNNTQHRELLFDAANTAYNVKHLDLYLRISQNLLELAKKDKDTAHIARSYYYLGDYYEDIVKLDSAYASYSYAVKFYETQKDTLHIGMMQKSMAVILFEEGLFNQAEVEAFNALKNLNHYNDKKLLIEAYSTVAGILDQNSQKEEAILYNQKALNLINTLNSKEYTTYSKLGIYNNIGYQYNSLREYEKAEKTFLEGLVLLDANSKNSIFHAMLLNNLAFTYIKTNQLSKAEKFVLEAFVIRDSLQNPQGLISSYSRLGELYLAKKDTLQAIDYWKKGFKTSEQVKARNTALTNLRYLSLYDQKNAMEYAQRYYEINDSLKTLQIENRTKFARIEYETAQLEARNELLSQRLTLFSILSILGVLLSVLIYIVFKQKMIQKRLLFEQHQQNDRELIYKLILQQEEIAKNTLLDERTRISAELHDGIINTLFNIRLMLSNECKQENRDLIASEIEGAQQQIRRISHNLQDQTLTLGSFTPILENLIEKNSTDQHAFTLLIARNFDWSTFDYETKMNIYRIIQESIQNIIKHAQATRAIISIVESTSNYHIKIQDNGVGFKVSEVKKGIGLKNIQYRVNQMNAILTINSTEKKGTIIEVILSKVK from the coding sequence ATGCAATACAGATCTTGTTTTATCCTTTTCCTATTCTTTTCACTCCTCAGTTGTTCTGATCGTCCCCTTGCGGAAAAACATTCGGCCATTTCAACAATATTAGATAGCCTTGAAGAGGATAGCCTTTCCATGCAGAAAAAGCACCGCGTTCTGGATTCTATATTTGATCACCTCGCTCACAATTCCAATAATACACAACATCGGGAGCTTTTATTTGACGCAGCCAATACAGCTTACAATGTCAAGCACCTAGATTTATATTTGCGCATCAGTCAAAACCTATTGGAGTTAGCCAAAAAAGATAAAGATACCGCCCATATTGCTAGATCCTACTACTATTTGGGCGATTACTATGAAGATATTGTAAAGCTAGATAGCGCCTATGCTTCGTATTCCTATGCAGTTAAGTTTTATGAAACCCAAAAAGACACCTTGCATATTGGTATGATGCAAAAATCCATGGCGGTTATTTTATTTGAAGAAGGACTTTTTAATCAAGCAGAAGTAGAAGCCTTCAATGCACTGAAGAACCTGAATCACTACAACGATAAAAAATTACTCATTGAAGCCTATTCAACAGTAGCTGGCATTTTAGATCAAAATTCCCAAAAAGAAGAAGCCATTCTCTACAACCAGAAAGCTTTGAATCTCATTAATACATTAAACTCAAAAGAATACACTACCTATTCCAAATTAGGGATTTACAACAATATTGGGTACCAATACAATAGCCTAAGAGAGTATGAAAAAGCAGAAAAAACGTTCTTAGAAGGCCTCGTACTCTTAGATGCCAATTCAAAAAATTCTATTTTCCATGCTATGCTTCTCAATAACTTAGCATTTACTTACATCAAGACCAATCAACTAAGTAAAGCAGAAAAATTCGTTTTGGAAGCCTTTGTTATCCGAGATAGCCTTCAAAACCCTCAAGGGCTTATTTCAAGTTACAGTCGCTTAGGAGAACTGTATTTAGCTAAAAAAGACACTTTACAAGCCATTGACTATTGGAAAAAGGGATTTAAAACGTCAGAACAAGTGAAAGCGCGTAATACAGCTTTAACCAATTTGCGTTACCTCAGCTTGTACGATCAAAAAAATGCGATGGAATATGCTCAACGCTATTACGAAATCAACGATAGCTTAAAGACTTTACAAATTGAAAATAGAACAAAATTCGCCCGTATTGAATATGAAACGGCGCAATTAGAAGCTCGAAATGAGTTACTCTCTCAACGCCTTACTTTATTCAGTATCTTATCTATCTTGGGGGTACTCTTATCGGTATTAATCTACATTGTCTTCAAACAAAAGATGATACAAAAACGCCTTTTATTTGAACAACACCAACAAAATGACCGTGAATTAATATACAAGTTAATTTTACAACAAGAAGAAATTGCCAAAAACACTTTACTTGACGAAAGAACGCGTATCAGTGCGGAACTACACGATGGCATCATCAATACGTTATTCAACATTCGCTTAATGCTATCCAATGAATGCAAACAGGAAAATCGCGACCTCATTGCTTCTGAAATAGAAGGAGCGCAACAGCAAATTCGAAGAATTTCGCACAACCTTCAAGATCAGACCTTGACACTCGGGAGCTTTACTCCTATTCTAGAAAATCTAATTGAAAAGAATTCTACGGATCAACATGCGTTTACCTTGCTCATTGCACGCAATTTTGACTGGAGTACTTTTGATTATGAAACGAAGATGAATATTTATCGCATCATTCAAGAGTCGATTCAAAATATCATTAAACACGCACAAGCGACTAGAGCCATTATCTCGATTGTTGAATCCACATCCAATTATCATATTAAAATTCAAGACAATGGTGTTGGATTTAAAGTTAGTGAAGTAAAAAAAGGAATAGGATTAAAGAATATTCAGTACCGCGTCAACCAAATGAATGCCATTCTAACGATAAATTCCACAGAAAAGAAAGGAACAATTATCGAAGTGATTCTCTCAAAAGTAAAATAG
- a CDS encoding response regulator codes for MSFTLLIIDDHQMIVDWYKYVLQQVYQDATILSATSITEGVAHVDHSTRLDMVLVDYNLGKGDAEAEVANGVEFVHYFRRKFPKADVILVTGHEGTLVLYTIHKKIVPQALLLKIDVTEDLLKQAVQAVRRGERLYSMHANEGLKEVYKKESLLQEQNVQILLLLDKGFKIKEISETLFLSESAVNKRIAGLKQTFDVLDNGGLVKKVKEEGFI; via the coding sequence TTGAGTTTTACTTTATTAATAATTGATGATCATCAAATGATTGTCGATTGGTATAAATACGTCTTACAGCAAGTGTATCAAGACGCTACGATCTTGAGTGCCACCTCTATAACTGAGGGAGTGGCTCATGTTGATCATTCTACAAGATTGGATATGGTGTTGGTCGATTACAATTTAGGCAAAGGAGATGCAGAAGCAGAGGTTGCTAATGGGGTTGAATTCGTCCATTATTTCCGGCGGAAATTTCCTAAAGCAGATGTAATTTTAGTCACTGGGCACGAAGGAACCCTTGTGTTGTACACCATCCATAAAAAGATTGTTCCTCAGGCATTATTACTTAAGATTGATGTCACGGAAGATTTGTTGAAACAAGCCGTGCAAGCCGTCCGGAGAGGCGAGCGATTGTATAGCATGCACGCGAATGAAGGTTTAAAGGAAGTGTATAAGAAAGAATCCCTTCTTCAAGAGCAAAATGTGCAAATTTTACTATTGCTCGATAAAGGGTTTAAAATCAAAGAAATTAGCGAAACATTATTTTTGAGCGAAAGTGCTGTCAATAAGCGTATTGCGGGATTGAAGCAAACGTTTGACGTTTTAGATAATGGAGGATTAGTCAAAAAAGTCAAAGAAGAAGGGTTTATTTGA
- a CDS encoding DMT family transporter gives MNWIFLIIGGFFEVGFTYCLGKANESKGTEAIWWYGGFLVALVMSMALLMKATQTLPLGTAYAVWTGIGAVGTVLVGILVFKDPATFWRMFFIATLIGSIIGLKVVSAS, from the coding sequence ATGAACTGGATTTTTTTAATTATCGGAGGATTTTTTGAAGTTGGATTTACTTATTGTTTAGGAAAAGCCAATGAAAGTAAAGGAACGGAAGCTATTTGGTGGTATGGAGGCTTTTTGGTTGCCTTAGTGATGAGTATGGCTTTGTTGATGAAAGCGACTCAAACGTTACCTTTGGGGACGGCTTATGCGGTTTGGACTGGAATCGGTGCTGTAGGAACGGTATTGGTTGGAATCTTAGTTTTTAAAGATCCAGCAACTTTTTGGCGTATGTTCTTTATCGCTACCTTAATTGGATCTATTATTGGACTGAAAGTAGTATCTGCTTCTTAA
- a CDS encoding META domain-containing protein has protein sequence MKRMRVLTAGLMVLALTACNEKKSTENAPEAAAAPVVETAVTTKANLVGSWELIAIHTEDTADKKVEDLFPGKKPTLNFEGESMVHGTDGCNNITGEYEVKENNGIAIGDKLAATRMFCEGVADVAFTKGLTEVTNYEITESALLFKKGDKVVMEFKQITPAIDQEVK, from the coding sequence ATGAAAAGAATGAGAGTTTTGACAGCAGGATTGATGGTTTTAGCCTTAACTGCTTGTAACGAGAAAAAGAGTACGGAAAATGCACCTGAAGCAGCTGCAGCTCCTGTAGTGGAAACAGCCGTAACAACAAAGGCAAACTTAGTTGGAAGCTGGGAATTAATTGCCATTCACACAGAAGATACGGCAGATAAAAAAGTAGAAGATTTATTCCCTGGTAAAAAGCCAACCCTAAATTTTGAGGGTGAATCAATGGTACATGGTACAGATGGTTGTAATAATATTACGGGTGAATATGAAGTGAAGGAAAACAATGGTATTGCTATTGGAGATAAACTAGCCGCTACAAGAATGTTTTGTGAAGGTGTAGCTGATGTTGCGTTTACAAAGGGATTAACAGAAGTAACAAATTACGAAATTACAGAAAGTGCTTTACTTTTCAAGAAGGGAGATAAAGTGGTGATGGAGTTCAAGCAAATTACGCCTGCAATTGATCAAGAAGTTAAATAA
- a CDS encoding MBL fold metallo-hydrolase has protein sequence MEIRFLGTGTSQGVPVIAIDHPVGNSLDKRDYRLRTSALITWDDVTILIDCGPDFRHQMLQAQCNQIDAILFTHEHADHIAGLDEIRPLTFLYGPMPIYASDRVMQALEKRYEYIFTTENRYPGAPSVQQNIITPNQTFYIKDKPIIPLLIQHGDLPIFGFRLDDLVYITDAKYIDESEIEKIKGCKILVVNALRIKEHPTHFNLEEALAFIEKINPCHAYLIHISQDLGFYEEVEKILPKNVSLAYDEQQIKLP, from the coding sequence TTGGAAATACGATTTTTAGGAACAGGAACTTCACAGGGAGTACCCGTAATAGCAATTGATCATCCGGTGGGAAATAGTTTGGATAAACGCGATTATAGGTTGCGAACTTCGGCTTTGATTACATGGGATGATGTAACCATTTTAATTGATTGCGGCCCCGATTTTAGACATCAAATGCTACAGGCACAATGCAACCAGATTGATGCCATTCTCTTTACGCATGAACACGCTGATCACATTGCAGGATTGGATGAAATTCGCCCATTGACCTTTCTCTATGGACCGATGCCTATTTATGCCTCAGATCGTGTGATGCAAGCCTTAGAGAAGCGTTATGAATACATTTTTACTACGGAGAATCGCTATCCTGGAGCACCCAGTGTCCAACAAAATATTATCACGCCGAATCAGACCTTTTACATCAAAGACAAGCCGATTATTCCGCTGTTGATTCAACATGGTGATTTGCCTATTTTTGGATTTAGATTGGATGATTTGGTCTATATTACCGACGCGAAATACATCGATGAAAGTGAAATAGAAAAAATAAAAGGATGCAAGATTTTGGTGGTTAATGCCTTGCGTATCAAAGAACATCCAACCCACTTCAACTTAGAGGAAGCATTGGCCTTTATTGAGAAAATCAATCCTTGTCATGCCTACTTGATTCATATTTCGCAAGATTTAGGTTTTTACGAAGAAGTGGAAAAGATATTGCCAAAAAATGTATCTTTGGCCTACGATGAACAACAAATAAAACTACCATAA
- a CDS encoding CatA-like O-acetyltransferase produces MIQPAVFTPIDKETWSRLPYYEYYRNILKTKYTISIKIDITILMSVYRETTYKFFPTFLYAIMRALNNSEALRTCIHENQLGTWNFLTPQFTLFHEDDHTFSDLWSDYYPQFQAFHQAITQDIEQYKNVKGIKVKPGLPANFVPISCVPWISFESISQDTSHDSDFLKPIIRFGKYYQEQEKTLIPLSIYVNHAIADGYHTSMFLKDLQGIVNDAEKWLV; encoded by the coding sequence ATGATTCAACCTGCTGTATTCACTCCAATTGATAAAGAAACGTGGAGTCGTTTACCTTACTATGAATACTACCGCAACATATTGAAAACAAAGTATACAATTAGCATCAAAATAGATATTACCATCTTGATGTCCGTATACCGTGAAACAACATATAAGTTCTTTCCAACCTTTCTCTATGCTATCATGCGAGCCCTGAACAACAGCGAGGCCTTGCGTACTTGCATACACGAAAATCAGTTGGGTACTTGGAATTTTCTAACGCCGCAATTCACTTTATTTCACGAGGACGACCATACGTTTTCTGATTTATGGAGCGACTACTACCCCCAATTTCAAGCCTTCCATCAGGCCATTACACAAGACATCGAACAGTATAAAAACGTAAAAGGAATCAAAGTAAAACCAGGACTGCCTGCTAATTTTGTTCCCATTTCTTGTGTGCCTTGGATTAGCTTTGAGAGCATCAGTCAAGATACTTCTCACGATTCCGATTTCCTCAAACCTATCATCCGTTTTGGGAAATACTACCAAGAACAGGAAAAAACCCTTATTCCCCTATCTATTTACGTCAATCACGCCATCGCTGATGGTTACCATACCTCGATGTTCTTAAAAGACCTACAGGGGATTGTAAATGATGCTGAGAAGTGGTTGGTGTGA
- a CDS encoding enhanced serine sensitivity protein SseB, translated as MTQSTETTINKNLPLADIIEKAGTIPEYRAIFYEKFLKNDIYVLVKKGYNDNNEATSFNANAPIITFENQHIPVFTDAKHIYDQGVIQDEMSYMKVNGRSFLELAMGHHIIINPFSKVYKELVPNEIADMLNGSIFNVVKDNVAHIHMEVLIGKPETEPQALLADLKTTFTSIPTISSAYLGWMFNERIDQKPHYIFAVECETKNAAEFKEIADVISNLCKPHLKKQEYIDIIRLEKNGNFSDYFYNQDQPFYTK; from the coding sequence ATGACTCAATCAACAGAAACCACTATAAACAAAAACCTACCTTTGGCTGATATCATCGAAAAAGCAGGTACAATCCCAGAATATAGAGCGATTTTCTACGAAAAGTTCCTAAAAAACGACATTTACGTATTGGTTAAAAAAGGCTATAATGACAACAATGAAGCCACTAGTTTCAATGCCAATGCCCCTATTATCACCTTCGAAAATCAACACATTCCAGTCTTTACGGATGCGAAACACATCTATGACCAAGGTGTCATTCAGGATGAAATGAGCTATATGAAAGTCAATGGACGATCGTTTTTAGAACTTGCAATGGGACATCACATCATCATCAATCCTTTTTCTAAGGTGTATAAAGAACTCGTTCCAAATGAAATTGCAGATATGCTCAACGGATCGATTTTCAATGTAGTCAAAGATAATGTTGCCCACATCCACATGGAGGTCCTGATTGGTAAACCCGAAACAGAGCCTCAAGCTTTATTGGCTGATTTAAAAACGACGTTTACCTCTATTCCAACCATTTCATCGGCTTATTTAGGCTGGATGTTCAACGAGCGAATTGATCAAAAACCACATTATATCTTTGCTGTGGAATGCGAAACAAAGAATGCAGCGGAGTTTAAAGAAATTGCAGATGTCATTTCGAATTTGTGTAAACCACACCTCAAAAAGCAAGAATATATCGATATTATACGCTTAGAGAAAAACGGAAATTTTAGCGATTATTTTTACAACCAAGATCAACCTTTTTACACCAAGTAA
- a CDS encoding hydroxymethylglutaryl-CoA lyase encodes MKPTVKIIECPRDAMQGIKMFIPTEKKVQYLQALLRVGFDTIDFGSFVSAKAIPQMQDTAEVLAQLDLSKTQSKLLAIIANTRGAEEASVHKEIQYLGFPFSISENFQMRNTHKTIAESLVTLQEILEIANKTDKEVVAYLSMGFGNPYGDPWNVDIVGEWTERLAKMGVRILSLSDTVGSSTPEVIDYLYSNLIPAYPSIEFGAHLHTTPDSWFEKIDAAYKAGCLRYDGAIKGYGGCPMAKDDLTGNMPTEKMLSYFTANKIDTNLSAMSFESAYNEALKVFNFYH; translated from the coding sequence ATGAAACCAACAGTGAAAATTATCGAATGTCCTCGCGATGCAATGCAAGGCATTAAAATGTTTATACCAACAGAAAAAAAAGTACAATACTTACAAGCGTTATTGCGTGTAGGTTTTGATACGATTGATTTTGGAAGTTTTGTATCAGCGAAAGCGATTCCGCAAATGCAAGATACAGCAGAGGTTTTGGCTCAATTGGATTTGAGTAAAACCCAAAGTAAATTATTGGCTATCATTGCGAACACAAGAGGCGCAGAAGAAGCATCTGTACATAAAGAAATTCAGTATTTAGGGTTTCCATTTTCTATTTCGGAAAACTTTCAAATGCGCAATACCCATAAAACGATTGCAGAATCTTTGGTAACCTTACAAGAGATTTTGGAAATTGCCAATAAAACAGACAAAGAGGTGGTTGCTTATTTGTCTATGGGATTTGGTAATCCGTATGGAGATCCGTGGAATGTGGATATCGTAGGGGAGTGGACCGAACGATTGGCGAAGATGGGGGTGCGTATTCTTTCTTTATCTGATACGGTAGGAAGTTCAACGCCTGAGGTGATTGACTATTTGTATAGTAATTTGATTCCAGCTTATCCGTCGATTGAATTTGGTGCGCATTTGCATACCACTCCAGACTCGTGGTTTGAGAAGATTGATGCGGCTTATAAAGCGGGATGTTTGCGTTATGATGGAGCAATCAAAGGGTATGGAGGATGTCCAATGGCTAAAGATGACTTAACCGGTAATATGCCAACAGAAAAGATGTTGAGCTATTTTACTGCCAATAAGATAGATACTAATTTAAGTGCCATGTCTTTTGAGAGCGCATACAACGAAGCGTTAAAAGTTTTTAATTTTTACCACTAG
- the guaB gene encoding IMP dehydrogenase, with protein sequence MKAHTTKIIGQGLTYDDVLLVPNYSEVLPREVSLKTNFSRNITLNVPIVSAAMDTVTESEMAIAIAREGGIGVIHKNMTIEEQAKEVRKVKRAESGMIIDPVTLPLTATVGDAKKAMAEYSIGGIPVVDDLGVLKGIITNRDMRFEKENAKPITEVMTKDNLVTAAEGTTLEQAEGILQENKIEKLPVVNAEYKLVGLITFRDITKLTLKPNANKDQFGRLRVAAALGVTHDTVERATALVKAGVDALIIDTAHGHTQGVVGVLKEVKKAFPEIDVVVGNIATPEAALYLVEAGADAVKVGIGPGSICTTRVVAGVGFPQFSAIMEVAAALKGTGVPVIGDGGLRYTGDIPKAIGAGADCVMLGSMLAGTKESPGETIIFEGRKFKAYRGMGSVAAMKQGSKDRYFQDVEDDVKKLVPEGIEGRVPYKGELNESMLQFIGGLRAGMGYCGAKDIPTLQEVARFVQLTASGIGESHPHNITITKSAPNYSR encoded by the coding sequence ATGAAAGCACACACAACCAAAATCATCGGCCAAGGATTAACTTACGATGATGTTCTTTTAGTTCCAAATTATTCGGAAGTATTACCCCGAGAGGTAAGTTTAAAAACAAATTTTTCAAGAAATATTACGCTTAATGTTCCAATTGTATCTGCGGCGATGGATACGGTAACAGAAAGCGAAATGGCTATTGCTATTGCTCGTGAAGGAGGAATTGGAGTAATCCATAAGAATATGACGATTGAAGAGCAAGCGAAAGAAGTTCGCAAGGTAAAAAGAGCGGAGTCAGGTATGATTATCGATCCGGTTACTTTACCCTTGACGGCTACAGTAGGCGACGCGAAAAAGGCAATGGCAGAATACAGCATTGGCGGTATTCCAGTTGTTGACGATTTAGGTGTTTTAAAAGGAATTATCACGAATAGAGATATGCGTTTTGAAAAAGAAAATGCAAAACCTATTACGGAGGTAATGACAAAAGACAACCTGGTTACTGCAGCGGAAGGAACTACTTTAGAGCAAGCAGAAGGTATTTTACAAGAAAATAAAATTGAAAAATTACCTGTAGTTAATGCTGAATACAAGTTAGTAGGTTTAATTACATTCCGAGATATCACGAAATTAACGCTTAAGCCTAATGCGAATAAAGATCAATTTGGTCGTTTACGCGTAGCGGCAGCTTTAGGTGTTACACATGATACTGTGGAACGTGCAACGGCTTTAGTAAAAGCTGGAGTAGATGCTTTAATCATTGATACGGCTCACGGACATACACAAGGTGTGGTGGGAGTATTGAAAGAAGTGAAAAAAGCATTCCCAGAAATCGATGTAGTTGTTGGTAATATTGCTACGCCAGAGGCAGCTTTATACTTAGTAGAAGCAGGTGCTGATGCTGTAAAAGTTGGAATTGGACCAGGGTCAATCTGTACAACACGCGTTGTAGCAGGGGTTGGATTCCCTCAGTTCTCGGCTATTATGGAAGTAGCAGCTGCATTAAAAGGAACAGGTGTTCCTGTAATTGGAGATGGTGGTTTACGCTATACAGGGGATATTCCTAAAGCAATTGGCGCTGGTGCTGATTGTGTTATGTTAGGGTCTATGTTAGCGGGAACAAAAGAATCTCCAGGAGAAACCATCATTTTTGAAGGAAGAAAATTCAAAGCATACCGCGGAATGGGATCTGTTGCAGCAATGAAACAAGGTTCAAAAGATCGTTATTTCCAAGATGTTGAGGATGATGTGAAAAAATTAGTTCCAGAAGGAATTGAAGGACGTGTTCCATACAAAGGAGAATTGAACGAAAGTATGTTGCAATTTATCGGAGGATTACGCGCAGGTATGGGATACTGTGGTGCGAAAGATATTCCGACGTTACAAGAAGTAGCTCGTTTTGTGCAATTAACTGCTTCAGGTATTGGAGAAAGTCACCCACATAATATTACGATTACAAAATCAGCTCCTAACTATTCAAGATAG
- a CDS encoding alpha/beta hydrolase family protein, with protein MVQLQHETVRIPNEVAPAILADCYWDPARAKHPLVIFCHGYKGFKDWGAWDLVMQTLAKAGFAAVKFNFSLNGTSLDQPTEFVDLDAFGRNTYTQEQRDLARVIAYYQAQSFVDETQVFLIGHSRGGGAVLLQTYYNDQVTGAISWAGVADFKKRFPQRDNFEQWKEKGVFYSMNGRTKQQMPHYFTFWEDFEAHEQQLTIQYAAQNLRKPVLIVNGTADEAVGVKEAELLHLWIKDSELFIVEGADHVFGARHPHTAEQLPDDLEKVVNKTIAFMQHQLVKE; from the coding sequence ATGGTACAATTACAGCATGAAACAGTTCGTATACCCAATGAAGTAGCACCTGCTATTTTAGCTGATTGTTATTGGGACCCAGCTAGAGCAAAACACCCTCTCGTTATCTTTTGTCATGGCTACAAAGGGTTTAAAGATTGGGGAGCCTGGGATCTAGTAATGCAGACATTGGCGAAAGCTGGATTTGCAGCGGTGAAGTTTAACTTTTCGCTCAATGGAACTTCCTTGGATCAACCTACCGAATTTGTCGATTTAGATGCTTTTGGTAGAAATACCTATACCCAAGAACAACGCGATTTAGCTCGGGTAATTGCGTATTATCAAGCGCAATCGTTTGTGGATGAAACGCAAGTATTCTTGATTGGACACAGTAGAGGAGGGGGAGCTGTATTATTGCAAACGTATTACAATGATCAAGTAACGGGAGCTATTTCTTGGGCGGGTGTGGCTGATTTTAAAAAGCGATTCCCCCAACGAGATAACTTTGAGCAGTGGAAAGAAAAAGGTGTTTTTTATAGTATGAATGGTCGTACCAAGCAACAAATGCCGCATTATTTTACTTTTTGGGAGGATTTTGAAGCCCATGAACAGCAATTAACCATACAATATGCCGCTCAAAACCTTAGAAAACCGGTATTGATTGTCAATGGAACGGCAGATGAGGCAGTAGGGGTGAAGGAGGCGGAGTTGTTGCATCTTTGGATTAAGGACTCGGAATTGTTTATTGTAGAAGGAGCTGATCATGTATTCGGAGCTAGACATCCACATACAGCAGAACAGTTACCCGATGATTTGGAAAAAGTAGTAAACAAGACAATCGCTTTTATGCAACACCAACTTGTCAAAGAATAA